The stretch of DNA CGCGGACCAGGGTCCTCTGCAGTCCCGACGACCCGTTGGGTGCGATCGGGGCGCGCTCCTCGGTCTGCACGGTGCCCGCCTTGTCGGTGGTGCGAACCGCGACGTAGTGGGTGCCGCTCGTGGCCTCCCAGTCGAGGAACCACTGCACCCAGCTGGCGTCGTTGATCGGGTTCGAGACGGTCGCGGGCTGCCAGTCGCCGTCGTCGATCTGCACCTCGACCCGGGCTACACCGACCGGCTGCGCCCAAGCCATCCCGGCGATCTTCACGAGACCGGCGGGAACGGCCTTGTCGACGCGAGGCGTGTCGATGCGGGAGGACAGCTTGATGGGCGCTTCGGCGTCGTAGCCGCGCGGCGTCCAGTAGGCCTCGTCCGCGTCGAAGGTGGTGACCTTGAGCTCGCTCAACCACTTCGTGGCCGACACGTAGCCGTAGAGGCCGGGCACGACCATCCGCACGGGGAAACCGTGTTCGAGAGGCAGGGGCTCTCCATTCATCGCGACCGCGAGGATCGCGTCGAGCCCGTCGTCGGTCAGCGCGCTCAGGGGCGTGCTCGCGGTGTAGCCATCGACACTGCGCGAGAGCACCATGTCGGCGCCGTTCTGCGGCGACGCCAACGCGAGGACATCGCGCACCGGCACACCGGTCCAGATCGCGTTGCCGACGAGGCCGCCGCCGACCTCGTTGGAGACGCAGGTGAGGGTGACCCCGTACTCATCAAGCCCCATCGCCACCAGCTCGTCGAAGGTGAGGGTGATCTCCTCGTCGACCATGCCCGTCACCGTGAGGGCCCAGGTCGCCGGGTCGACCGAGGGCACCGTGAGCGCGGTGTCGACCCGGTAGAAGTCCGCGTTGGGGGTGACGAGCGGCGAGAGGCCCTCGATGTCGAACTCGGCACCGGCGGGGAGCTCGACGCGCGAACGGGGAGCGGGAAGGCGCAGCGCCTCGCGCACCGCGGTGCCCGAGGTGACCGCGGCGTTCACCAATCGGGCGCCGACGCCGACGATCAGGGCGCCCGCCCCGGTGGCGAGCGAGATGCGCAGGAAGCTGCGGCGCGCGAGTCCTGCCTCGTCCGTGCCGTCCGTGCCGTCCGTGCCGTCCGAGACCGCTGTCCTCCATCGGGCGATGCGTCCCACGAGGAGCACGAGCACCACCACGCCCGCCGCAGTGCCGACCGCCGACGGGATGGCGGCCAGCGCCGGCACCACCCCGGCGCGAGTCGCGGTCGCCGCCACCGCCGCCGCGCCGGCGAGACCGAGCAGCGCGGCGCCGAATGGCGGACGGACGAGCTGCAGGAGACCGGCGATAGCGGCCCCGATCACCGCGGCGAGGCCGACGGAGATGAGGAGGATCGGCTTGTCCGCGGTGCCGAACAGCTCGATCGCGAGTTCCTTGATGGGGCGGGGAACGATGTCGATGACGAAGGCGCCGACCGCGAGAAGCGGGCTCGCCTGACGGGCGATGAGAAGGGCGACCAGCTCGGCGACGGCCAGGAGGGCCGCAGCGCTCACCACGCCGGCGAATGCCGCCGCGATACGGGTGTGCGGTGCACCGCGTCTGCTCTTCATCGCGTCCTCCGGATCGGTTCGTCTCCTAGGGGTTCGTCGCGGGTGCTCCTTCCGGATTGTCGGAGGCGGCGGTCGGATTTCCCAGCGAGTTCCCACCTTCGGGGCCAATCCGATCGCCCCTCCACCGCCGAAACCCTTGTTGTCGCCGCATCGCTGCGACGACCGGCCGGACAGCAGGCCGAACCACAGCAAGGAGACTTCGATGCCCACTATCAAGCCCCGCATGTTCGCGGCCCTCGGCCTCGCCGCCATCGCGACCTTCGGCCTCGCCGCCTGTTCCTCCGGCGGATCGATGGACTCGTCCGACGAGACCAGCACCTCGCCGAGCGCCGCCCCCACCGAAGAGATGATGGACCCGATGGCCGACCTCGTCGGCTCCGGCTGCGCCGCCTACGCCGAGGCCGTGCCGGATGGTGCCGGATCGGTCGAGGGCATGTCGCTCGACCCGGTCGCCACCGCCGCCAGCAACAACCCGCTGCTCACCACCCTCGTCGCCGCCGTCTCGGGTCAACTGAACCCCGACGTGAACCTGGTCGACACCCTCAACAGCAGCGAGTTCACCGTCTTCGCCCCCGTCGACGACGCGTTCGCGAAGATCGACGCTGCCACGGTCGAGTCGCTGAAGCTGCCGGAGAACGCTCCGCTGCTGACCAGCATCCTCACCTACCACGTGATCCCTGGCCAGATCGCGCCGGATGAGATCGACGGCACCCACACCACCGTCAACGGAGCCGACGTGACCGTCACCGGCAGCGGTGACGACATCAAGGTCGGCGACGCCGGCGCCACCGTCATCTGTGGTGGGGTCAAGACCGCCAACGCCACCGTGTACCTCATCGACTCGGTGCTCATGCCCCCGGCCTGACCCACATCTTCGCCGGGATTCAGGAACGCCCGGCCCTCCTCGAGAGGGCCGGGCGTTCTCACGCGCTCAGCGGGAGGGCAGGATGCCGAGCTCGAGCGCGAGCGTGACGGCGCGAGTGCGGTCGGAGACTCCCAGCTTCTCGAAGACGTGCAGCAGGTGCGTCTTGACGGTGGCCTCCCCGATGAAGAGCCGCCGCGCGATGTCCGGATTGCTCAGACCGTCGGCGACGAGCGCGAGGACCTCGCGCTCGCGGGCGCTGAGCCGGGGAGCCGCGACGGGTCCGCGCACCCGGCCGACGAGCGCCGCCGCGATTGAGGGGGCCAGCACCGTGTCGCCGCGGGCGACCGAGCGGATGCCGGCGACGATCTCGTCGGGCGGCCCGGCCTTCAGCAGGTAGCCGCTCGCGCCCGCCCCGATGGCATCGAGGATCTGCGCGTCGGTCTCGTACGTGGTGAGTACGAGCACCTTCGTCTCGGGGCGCGCCGCGAGGATGCGGGCTGTGGCGCCGGCGCCGTCGAGCCGCGGCATCTGCAGGTCCATGAGCACCACGTCGGGTTCAAGTGATGCCGCAAGGGCGACGGCCTCCTCACCGTCCGCGGCCTCGCCGACGACCTCGACGAACTCGCTGGCGGCGAGCAGACCCACGATCCCCGTGCGGACGATCGGATGGTCGTCGACGACGAGCGCGCGGATGATCGGATCGGTCACAGCTCTCCCTCCACGGGCACGCGCACCACGAGTTCCGTGCCTGATCGATGCGCAGGCCCGACGGTCATCGTGCCACCGACGAGTGCCAGCCGGTCGCGCATGCCGCTCAGCCCGAAGCCCGGCGACCGCAGCGACTCCGCCTCGGTGATACCGCGCCCGTCATCGGTGACCTCGAGCCGGACGGCGCCGTCGCGCCGGGTCACGACCAGTCGCACTGCCGTCGCTCCGGCATGCTTGCGCACGTTAGCGAGCGCCTCCTGAGCGCAGCGCAGCAGCACCACCTCCAGTTCGCGCGTCATCGCGGCGTCGACCGCGACCTCCACCCGCAGGCCCGTCTCGCGCTCGAAACGGTCGCCGAGCCGCGCCATCGCGTCGGCCAGACCGCCGTCGAGAGGGACAGCGGCGCTGTCGGCGACCACGGCGCGGGCCTCGCCGAGGGCCTCGACCCCCACCGTCTCGATCAGCTCGAGCTGGCCGCGCAGGGAGGCCAGGTCGGGATTCGCGGTCGCCGCGGTCGCGGAGGCGCGCTGAGCCAGCATCACCAGCCCCGTGAGGCTCTGCGCGATCGTGTCGTGCACCTCGCGGGCGATCCGTTCCCGCTCGGCCACCCCGCCTGCGTCGCGGTGCGCCCGCGCGAGCTGGTCCTGCGCGGCCGTCAGCTCGGCGAGCAGCCGCGCCCGCTGCTCGCCCCACTCGGCGATCCGCGTGATCCAGAAGCCGAACGCCAGACTGAATAGCAGCGACAGGCCGATGATGGTGACCGTCGGAGGCACTGCGTCCGCATCGGCACCGAACCAGAGGAAGAAGCCCGCGCCCGCCGCGAGGGCGACGACGATGTTCGCGACGATCGCCTCCCGCAGCGTGCGGGCGGCGGTCCAGACGAACGGGTAGACGAGCGACTGCAGCAGACCCGAGTTCGGCCCCCATGCGATCGCGACCGCCATGGCTGCGATGAGCACGACGCCGAAGACGAGGGCGGCACCACGCGACCGGAACGACCGTCGTCCGAAGGCGAACCACGCCACCGGGATGACCGCGATGATCGCGGCGACCAGCAGCGGCGACTGGTATTCGCCGGCGACGAGGTTCGTCACCACCGTGATGACCGGCACCCCGACGAAGGCCGCGTGCCACCAGGCGAGACCGCCGCCGGTGGTCACCGCAATGCTCTCCGACGGCGACCCCGACTTCCTCGCGCCGGCATCTCCCGTCGCGTCGGCGTCCGAACCGCTCATGCGTCCTTACGATTCCACCGGAAGGTCAGCACGCTCACGATGACACCCGCCACCAGCCAGACGCCCAGCACGAGCGCCGCGGTGCCGAGATCCCAGCTGCCGCCGGCCTCGGCCACGGCGAAGGACTCGGGGAGGAAGGCGGCGCGCATCCCCTGTGCGATCCACTTCAGCGGGAAGACGCCGGCGACGTTCTGCAACCAGTCGGGCAGCATCGTGAACTGGATGTACACGCCCGAGACGAACTGCAGCACGAGGAGGATCGGCACGATCACCGCCGAGGCGCTCTTGCCCGATCGCGGCAGCCGCGACAGCCCGATCCCGAGCGCCGCCGCCGTCGCGATGCCGAGCAGGTACACCCAGATGAAAGTCCACCAATGCTCGCCGTCGGAGGGCAGCTCGACTCCGAACGCCACCCGCGCCACGATCAGCAGCAGAGCGAGCTGCATCAGCGAGGTGATGAGCACCTGACCGAGCTTGCCGAGGAAGTACGACAGCACCGGCAGCGGGGTCCCTGCGAGACGCTTCAGAGTTCCGTCCGAGCGCTCCGTCGCGATGTCGATCGCGAGGTTCTGCACCCCGCTCAGCAGCACCCCGGCGGCCACCATGCCGGGCAGGTAGTACGCAGCCATGGTCACGCCACCCGAGCCGTCGGGGGCGGTTCCCACGTTGCCCGACGAGCCGAACGCGATGGCGAAGATGATGAAGATGACGGTCGGGAAGAGGAAGGTGAAGAAGAGCGAGTCGCCCTGCCGGAAGTAGGTCTTCACCTCGTACGCGGCGCGTGCCCCACCGAGGCGCAGGGTCCGCACGAGACCGTTGTCGAGTTCGGGGGTGCCGAGCGGCGAAGCGCCCAGGGTCGATGCGGTCATGACAGCTGAGGCTCCTTGGTCGAGGCGCTCGCGGCCTCATCGGCTTCGACGAGCTCGAGGTAGATGTCTTCGAGGCTGGGACGCACCACTTCGAGGTCCCTCGGCTCGCCGCCGGTGCGGGCGGTGAGGTCGGCGACGAACGCGGCGGGAGACTGGGTCCGTTCCTCCCGGAGCCCGCCGTCGTCGCGCCAGCGCACGATCGGCACTCGCGCGTCCGCGCCACCGAGCTCGTCGATGCGTCCTTCGGCGACGACGAGTCCTCCCGCGATGACGACCGCGCGATCGCTCAGCTGGGCGGCCTCGTCGAGGTAGTGGGTGGTGAGCAGGATGCTCGTGCCCTCCGCCTGGAGGCCGCGGATCAGATCCCAGAATGCGCGTCGCGCTTCGGGGTCGAACCCGGTCGTCGGCTCGTCGAGGAAGAGCACCTCGGGGCGGCCGATGATGCCGAGGGCGACGTCCACCCGGCGCCGCTGCCCGCCGGAGAGGGCTTTGATGCGCGTCTTCGCCTTCTCGCGGAGTCCGACCGCGTCGATGACCTCGTCGACGTCCTTCGGGTGCGGATAGAACCCGGCGAAGTGGGCGAGCTGCTCGCGGACCGTGACGTTGCCCGGCTCGCCGGTGCTCTGCAGGACGATGCCGAGGCGCGCTTTCCAGTCGAGGCCGCCGTGCTGCGGGTCCGTCCCGAGCACGGAGACGGTGCCGCCGGACCGGTTGCGGAACCCCTCGAGAATCTCGATGGTCGTCGACTTGCCGGCACCGTTCGGACCGAGCAGCGCGAACGTCTCACCCCGCCGGATCTCGAAGTCGACGCCCTGGAGGGCGGCGAACTCGCCGTAGCTCTTCGTGAGGCCCGCCACCTGGACGACGGGCTCGGAGTTGGAGGTCATGACTCAATGCTGGCCGTGCCCGCCCCGGAACAACAGCACCGGTCGGCGTAAGCGGACATCCACCACCCGGTGGACCCTCACCCCTACCCCGGCGAGCGCGGTGTGTTGCTCCCAGCGCGGGTGTTTGAACAGGCGCGCTCGTATCAACACACCGCGCTCGCGAGGGGGGACTCAGCCCCTGAGGCGCTCGTTGCGGCGGCGGTCACCCGGCACCCGGATCGCCCTGCGGCGGACGAACATGGCTGTTCCGATGCCGGCGATCACCAACGCGGTGCCGACCGGCGCGAGGATGAGTTCCGCGCCGGTATCCGGGAGCGCGGCAGCCGCCGGCAGCGCGGCAGCATCGTCACCGCTGCGGGATGGTGTGAGCGTCACGGCGTTGCTCGAGGGGGTCGTTCCGGAAGCGCCGACAGCGCGGAGCACGAGAGTTGTCGAGGAGTTCTGGCTCACCGAGGTCACGACGGCGCTCCAGTTCCGCCCGCTGATCCGCGATGCGCTCGCCGCCGTCCACGTCACGCCGCCATCGCTGCTGTACTCGACGCCGGTGACCGCACTGTCGTCGGCGGAGAAGGAGAAGAACAGCTCCGCGGATCCCGCCGTCCCCCACATCGCGGAATCGATCGTCGGAGTCGGCAGGGGGCAGGCGGTTGTCGTCACCGCCGCGGCGCCGGCGCCGTATGTGGTCGCCTGGCTGTTGGTGACGGCCGTCGCGGTCGGCGCGGCGAAGTTCGAGCCGCCGCCACCACCCGCACCCTGCGAGCTGTAGAACCACTGGCCCTTGTTCGACGAACCGCCTCCGCCGCCGAAGTAACCGCCGCCGCCGCCACCACCGGCTTCGGCCGCATTCCCGCCGAGCAGCGACGAGCCCGCCTGCCCGTTGGAGGGGCCGGCGCCGCCGGAAGCGACACCTCCGGCACCTCCCGTGCTGGTCGTCCCTCCGCCGGCGCCTCCCGCGGGAGGTGAGGACAGGTTCGTGCCCGCCGCCCCGGAGGGCCCGGCGTCGCCGCCCTGCTCCGAGCCGTTGCCGCCGCCACCCCCGGCGACGAGGACGGGAGCGTCGCTCGCGCCGCCCGCACGCACGATGGTGGCGCCGCCACCGCCGCCGCCCGACACGTACTGCCCTCCCGGGCTCGTTCCGCCCGAGGCCTGGCCGCCGGACAGACCGCCGATGCCGCCGCCGGCGACGTTCTGATGCCCGCCGCGGTCACCCACCTGGATGGTGAAGGCGTCGCCTGCCGTCACCGCGAGAGTCGCCTCGACGAGGCCACCGCGTCCGCCCCAGAGTCCGGTGGGCGCCTCGGCTCCGGGCGCGAAGCCACCGCCGCTGCCGCCGGTGATCGACCAGGTGACCGAGCAGACCCCGGCGGGGACGGTCCACGTCGCGACACCGCTGGACGGCGTCCACGATGCGGTGGGAACGGCGCTCGCGCTCGTCGGCACGAGCACGGCAGCCCCCGCGCTCATGAGCATCAATGCGGTGACGGCACCCGCGCGGCCGGCAGTGCGGCGAGAAGACATGTGAACCCCCTGGTCTGTCCATCGAAGAATGGAGCACGAGGAGCTCGGTGAGGTGCGGCGCAGACACCGTCCGGGCGTTCTTCACCCCGCAGTTCACCCGTCAGTCGAAGTAACCGGCTCTCTCGAGCCGTGACACCGCGTCCTCGCGAGAGGACACCCCGAGCTTTCGGTAGACGGTTCGCAGCTGGGTCTTCACCGTGTTGAGCGATACGTGGAGGTCTGCGGCGATCCCCGCGAGGGCTGCCCCTCCACGCAGCCGGCGCACCAGGATCTCTTCGCGTGGGGTGAGGCGCGGAAGCCGCGAGCGGGTCGCGTCGACGGCGGGGATCCGGCTGAGACGTCGGCGCAGATCGAGTTCGACGACCCGTCCTTCGCCGCTCGACCGCCCCAGGCCCGCCAGTAACGGCTCGAGTTGGTCGGCGGGGAGTGTCAGGAGGGGCGTCAAAGACTCGGACTCGACCAGCATGCGCGCCGCGACCGCGAACGTCTCGTCCGACCGGCGCGGGTCCCCGAGCCGTGCGTGTGCGATCGCGCGTCGCAGGAGAATGGGCGGGGTCGTGCGCAGACAGTGCTTCGGGCCCATCCGAATGCAGTCATCCGTGACCATCAGCGCTGCGCGAGGGTCCTCGAGCAGCAGGTGTGCCGCTGCTCGCTGCATGTCGTAGCAGAGGACGTGCTCGGACGGACTGGGGACGGACTCGAGCAGGGAGAGGGCTCGACGAGCCTCCCCGGCGGTGAGGAGGAGATCGGCGTAGATCCCGAGACAGAAGCCGCGGACCAGTGCGAGGGTCTCGCCCGCTTTGACATCGCCGATGACGCTCAAGAGGAGAGGGACGGCGCTGGGTGCGTCCGCCTCGCAGAGGGCTGCCATCGCTCGAGCGCCCATCGCAGTCGTCGTCCAGGGGTCCTCGTCTGAGACGGCGTCGATTTCCTCGGCGATGGAGCGGAGCCGACGGGGGTCGAGTCGTGCCGAGGCGATCAGGATCTCCGCCAGCAGCAGGGGGTAAGCGGATTGTCCGGTCTCGAAGCCTCGGTCCGACTGAATGCGCCGACACGTCTGCACCGACTCGGCGGCGTCGGTGTAGCGGCCGTCGAGCGCCCTGGCGAGTGCGAGCAGCCCCCCTGCCGCGAGGACGAGTGCGTCGTCGGATGCGCGGTCGGCGTAGGCCACGGCGCGGCCGGCGAGCGAGTGTCCGACGCGCAGCCGTCCGGCCGCCAGATGGGCCTCCGCCGCCGCGCTGAGCAGCAGCGCGCGCTGTCCGGCGGACAAGGCGGTCTGCTCGTCCGCCCAGGCGAGGGCGGAATCGCTCAGGTTGAGCGCGCGAGGGTGGCGTCCGAGTCGCGACGCGGCGACGACGACCGCGGCCCGGCTCTCGGCGGTCTGCGTCATCTCCCTCTCCGCCGAGGATCGGGCGACCGCCTCCAGATCGATCGTCGGCGCGACGATTCCACCGGCGACGACGGATGCCACCACCGACTCCACGGCGGCCGCTAGCGAATCGCGGGAGGCGGGCATGGGGTCATCGTAGACACCGCGCGCAGCCTCGCCGTCGTCGATGCGGCCGACTCGAGGGCGGGCCTGTCTCCGGCGCTTGGCTCTGGGTCAGCCGGTCACCGTGGCGAGGAAGGCGAGGGTGCCGGCGAGGGCCGTGTGCGCCTCGTCGAAGTCGAGGTGGAACTGGTACTCGTGCGGCAGCGCCGGGGTCGTGTCTGCGGGCCAGAAAAGGGCGGTGACGTCGACCCCGAGGGAGGTCAGCCTCTCGGCGAGTGGCTTCGACTGGCCGTCCGTGAGCGGATCGCCGTTGCCGCCCGTGACGAAGGTGGCCGGGAAGTCGGCGGTCACGAAGTCGATCGTCGACATCTGATCACCGGCCGGGGTGTTCGACCAGTCCCGCTCGCCCGTGTACGCCCAGAGCGCCGACTTGAATCCCCATCCGACGATTCCGTGCGCCCCGGCGGCGAGCTCGTCCAGGTCGTAGACGCCGCAGTTCAGCACCACACCGCGCAGCTGCTCCGGTCGGAGGGCCGGCACGACGTCGGCTCGAGCGGCGAACTCGGGATTCGTCGTGATCGTGGCGAGCTCGCTGGCGAGCTGCGATCCCGCCGAGTCGCCGGCGAGGACGATGCGGCTCGGGTCGACGCGCAGGTCGGCGGCGTTGTCGAGGATGTAGCGCAGCGCCTCGTTCAGCTGGTCGATCGCCGTCGGATAGGTGGCTTCGGGCGCGATCGTGTAGTTGAGCCCGATCGCGGTGTAGCCCTCGGCGGCGATCATCTTCAGGTAGGGCGCGACGTCCCGCTTGTCGCCCGAGATCCAGGCGCCGCCGTGGATCCAGACCACCGTCGGCAGCGGGCCGTTGCCGTCGGCGGAGAAGACGTCGAGCGTCGTGTCGGGGCCGGCGCCCGCGTATGCGATGTCGTAATCCGACGTGTACCCGTCGGCGGGGACGAAGGGGAGCATTTCCTCTACGGTGTCCGCCGCGCCCTTCTCGAATACGGCGCGGATGAGCAGCGCGGGCAACCACGGGCTGACGAGCGAGTAGATCACGGTTCCGAGGAGCGCCCCGAGCGCGATGCTCGGCACGAGCCGCGAGGGTCGCCGATACCAGGGGCGGGAGCGTCGAGAGTCGGCCACGACCGCCAACGTATCGACCCCCAACCCCCCTCTTGCCCCCGCGAGCGCGGTGTGTTGATACGAGCGCGCCTGTATAAACACCCGCGCTCGCAGCAACACACCGCGCTCGCAGGGGTGAAGGGGTGGAGGGGTGGGGAGGTTAGGAGAAGAGGCGCTGGAGGCGCTGGACGCCCTCGAGGAGGGCGTCGTCGCCGAGGGCGTAGGAGAAGCGCAGGAAGCCGCCCGGACCGAATGCTTCACCCGGAACCGCCGCGACCTCGGCCTTGTCGAGGATGAGGTCGGCGAGCTCGAGGGAGGTGGCCGGGGTGCTGCCCGCCCACTCGCGACCGAGCAGACCGGTCACATCCGGGTAGACGTAGAAAGCCCCCTCGGGAGTCGGCGTCACGACGCCGTCGATCTTGTTCAGCTCCTCGACCATCACGCGGCGCCTGCGGTCGAAGGCGCGGCGCATCGCCTCGACTTCGTCCTGAGGACCGGTGAGCGCCGCGATCGCGGCGCGCTGCGAGATGTTCGACACGTTGGAGCTCAGGTGCGACTGCAGGTTCGCGGCCGCCTTGATGGCATCGGCGGGCCCGATCATCCAGCCGAGACGCCACCCGGTCATCGCGTACGACTTGGCGACGCCGTTGACGAGGATCGTGCGGTCGGCGAGCGAGGGCACCACGTCGACGATCGACACGGCGGCCTTCGGGGTCTCGCCCTCGGCGAGACCCTCGGGGTAGACGAGGTTCTGGTAGATCTCATCGGTGATGACCCACAAGCCGTTCGCGTCGGCCCACTCGCCGATCGCGCGCGTCTGCTCCTCCGAGTAGACGGCACCGGTCGGGTTCGACGGGGAGACGAAGAGCAGCACCTTCGTGCGGTCGGTGCGGGCCGCCTCGAGCTGTTCGACCGTGACGAGGTAGTCCTGATCGGCCCCGGCGAACACCTCGACGGGCACACCGCCCGCGAGCTTCACGACCTCGGGGTACGTGGTCCAGTACGGCGCGGGAAGCAGCACCTCGTCGCCGTCGCCGACGATGGCCTGGAATGCCTGGTAGACGCCCTGCTTGCCGCCGTTGGTGACGATGACCTGCGCGGGGTCGACCTCGAGACCGCTGTCGCGGAGCGTCTTCGCGGCGATCGCCTCGCGCAGCTCGGGCAGACCGGCGGCGGCCGTGTACCGGTGGTTGCGCGGGTCGCGGACCGCCTCGAGCGCCGCCTCGACGATGAACGCGGGAGTCGGGAAGTCGGGCTCGCCGGCCGCGTAACTGATGACGGGGCGACCCGCCGCCTGCAGTGCCTTCGCCTTCGCGTCGACCTTGAGCGTCGCCGAGGGCGCGATCGCGGCCAGGCGGGGAGAGATTCTGGGGCGTTCGCCGGTCATGCCTGCAAGCCTAGGGCGCGCCCGCACCACGCGACGAGCCGATCCGCGGTCACCGGGTGAGCACGGGGAAGGCGTCGGTGAGCGCGTCGATGATCGACTGCACGGCGATGGCGAGCAGGATCAGCCCGAAGATGCGGCTGAGGATGTTCATCCCCGAGTTCCCGAGGATCTTCTGCAGACGCGGCGCGAAGAACAGCACGACGGCGATCGCCGCGGCGACGACGAGCACCACGATCGCGCCGCCGATCAGGTTCAGGACGCCGGTGTGCTGCTCGGCGAAGGTGATGACGAGGCTGATCGCGCCCGGCCCCGCGATGATCGGGATCGCGAGGGGGACGACGGTCGGCGACGAACCGCCACCGGGAGCGGGGCCGCCCGTCTTCGCGGTGAGCATCGCCCAACCGATGCTGGCGACCAGCAGGTTGCCGGCGATCCGGAACGAGGTCAGATCGATGCCGAACGCCGCGAGCACGTACTTGCCGACGAGCAGCGAGACGAGCAGCACCGCGCTCACCGCGACCCCGACGAGAAGTGCCGTGCGCCGCTGCTTCGCGGCGTCGAATCCCGCCGTCAGTCCGAGGAAGATCGGCACGCTGCCGATCGGGTTGGTGATGGTCAGCAGGGCTATCGCGACGGCGATGAGCCCCGGCGCCTCGATGCCCGCATCCATGTCGGCTCCCTCCCGCCGCGGCAACCCTAGCGGGGCGCTCCGATCCCGGTGTTAGACTTGGCGGCACTGGTTGGAAGTCGCCGTACTTCGCCGCGCCTGCTGGCGTGTCTTTCCCGCAGAGGAATCCGTGGGAACGAGAGCGGAGCCGTGGCCGCTTCCAGTCGCCTTAGGGCGGTGGCTCAATTGGTAGAGCAGCGGTCTCCAAAACCGCAGGTTGCAGGTTCGAGTCCTGTCCGCCCTGCTCATTACCCCCGGCACCCAGCCGGGACGGGAATGGACGGCTGAAGAGCCGACGAAACGTACGACAGTAGAGGTGAGGTCCCATCGTGGCGCGAAAGGTCGTCGACGAGCCCAGTGAGGACGTCGTAGCCGTTGCCCGGGCCGAACGGCAGGCGCGACGCTCGCCGTTCGCGCGCATCGCGCTGTTCGTGCGCCAGGTGATCGGCGAGCTCAAGAAGGTCGTCACCCCGACCCGTCGCGAGCTCCTCGGTTTCACGACCGTCGTGCTGATCTTCGTGGTCATCATGATGGCGGTCGTCAGCCTGCTCGACTTCGCCTTCAGCGCCCTCGTCGTCTTCGTCTTCGGCGATCCGTCCATCGCACAGTGATCGCGGTGCACTCCGGCCACCCATGCCGGATGCACTGAACCGTCAGAAAAGAGAGCCAGAAACCGTGTCGAACTCCGAGCGCGACCACCGCGACGACATCGACCTCGGCCCCGCCGCAGAGCAGGGCTCCGAGGTCGACGAGAACCAGGAGGGTGACGTCTTCGAGGCCGACGAGCGTCAGAGCGAGTCCGCCGAGCACACCGCCCTCTCCGTCGTCTCCGACGACGAGGACGACCTCGACGAGGCCCTTGAGGCCATCGAGGAGGCGGCCGACCCCGAAGCGGACGAGGCCGTCGACGAGGCGCTCGAGGTGCACAACCTCGACGACGCCGAGGCCGCCGTCGAGGCGACCGAGGACGAAGAGGAAGAGAACCTCGCCGAGCGCCCCGAGGCGGTGCTCGAGGAGCTCGAGAGCGACCT from Herbiconiux sp. L3-i23 encodes:
- a CDS encoding MarC family protein, with product MDAGIEAPGLIAVAIALLTITNPIGSVPIFLGLTAGFDAAKQRRTALLVGVAVSAVLLVSLLVGKYVLAAFGIDLTSFRIAGNLLVASIGWAMLTAKTGGPAPGGGSSPTVVPLAIPIIAGPGAISLVITFAEQHTGVLNLIGGAIVVLVVAAAIAVVLFFAPRLQKILGNSGMNILSRIFGLILLAIAVQSIIDALTDAFPVLTR
- a CDS encoding helix-turn-helix transcriptional regulator; the protein is MPASRDSLAAAVESVVASVVAGGIVAPTIDLEAVARSSAEREMTQTAESRAAVVVAASRLGRHPRALNLSDSALAWADEQTALSAGQRALLLSAAAEAHLAAGRLRVGHSLAGRAVAYADRASDDALVLAAGGLLALARALDGRYTDAAESVQTCRRIQSDRGFETGQSAYPLLLAEILIASARLDPRRLRSIAEEIDAVSDEDPWTTTAMGARAMAALCEADAPSAVPLLLSVIGDVKAGETLALVRGFCLGIYADLLLTAGEARRALSLLESVPSPSEHVLCYDMQRAAAHLLLEDPRAALMVTDDCIRMGPKHCLRTTPPILLRRAIAHARLGDPRRSDETFAVAARMLVESESLTPLLTLPADQLEPLLAGLGRSSGEGRVVELDLRRRLSRIPAVDATRSRLPRLTPREEILVRRLRGGAALAGIAADLHVSLNTVKTQLRTVYRKLGVSSREDAVSRLERAGYFD
- the secE gene encoding preprotein translocase subunit SecE is translated as MARKVVDEPSEDVVAVARAERQARRSPFARIALFVRQVIGELKKVVTPTRRELLGFTTVVLIFVVIMMAVVSLLDFAFSALVVFVFGDPSIAQ
- a CDS encoding pyridoxal phosphate-dependent aminotransferase gives rise to the protein MTGERPRISPRLAAIAPSATLKVDAKAKALQAAGRPVISYAAGEPDFPTPAFIVEAALEAVRDPRNHRYTAAAGLPELREAIAAKTLRDSGLEVDPAQVIVTNGGKQGVYQAFQAIVGDGDEVLLPAPYWTTYPEVVKLAGGVPVEVFAGADQDYLVTVEQLEAARTDRTKVLLFVSPSNPTGAVYSEEQTRAIGEWADANGLWVITDEIYQNLVYPEGLAEGETPKAAVSIVDVVPSLADRTILVNGVAKSYAMTGWRLGWMIGPADAIKAAANLQSHLSSNVSNISQRAAIAALTGPQDEVEAMRRAFDRRRRVMVEELNKIDGVVTPTPEGAFYVYPDVTGLLGREWAGSTPATSLELADLILDKAEVAAVPGEAFGPGGFLRFSYALGDDALLEGVQRLQRLFS
- a CDS encoding alpha/beta hydrolase, which codes for MPSIALGALLGTVIYSLVSPWLPALLIRAVFEKGAADTVEEMLPFVPADGYTSDYDIAYAGAGPDTTLDVFSADGNGPLPTVVWIHGGAWISGDKRDVAPYLKMIAAEGYTAIGLNYTIAPEATYPTAIDQLNEALRYILDNAADLRVDPSRIVLAGDSAGSQLASELATITTNPEFAARADVVPALRPEQLRGVVLNCGVYDLDELAAGAHGIVGWGFKSALWAYTGERDWSNTPAGDQMSTIDFVTADFPATFVTGGNGDPLTDGQSKPLAERLTSLGVDVTALFWPADTTPALPHEYQFHLDFDEAHTALAGTLAFLATVTG